The Arabidopsis thaliana chromosome 5, partial sequence genomic interval CTGCCCACAATATTGAAATCATTAACTACGGATTCTAGCTATAAATGATATTGAAGTCTCTTAATTGATAAATGAAAACTAACTTACCTCTAAACAACATATTGTGAGATGCTTGACTGATGTGATTGATCCAATAAGAGTCTTGAGATGATTAGAGGATTCAACATCGACATATGCTTCCCTCAGCTTAGGCATATTAGTCCATGAGTAGTGTTCTGGATCATTCCAGTCCTCAAGTTTCAAATACTTTAATGAAGGAGTATCTATCTTATACCTATTCAAATTCGaattaccaaataaaaatagtgaCAAACTTTGCAAAGACGGGATGATTACAGTGAACTCTCTTAAATTGTCATTACAACAAAATCGTAGAGATAGATCTTCAAGAACAGGACAACCAGATATAAGCTGTTGAAGATATTTTCCATCTATGAAATACGACTCAGCTTCAAGTTGCAAAGTGATTTTAGTCTTGGAATGATAATCGATTTGCAGTTCACGTACATAGTGAGAAACTGCGATTTCAATCCACCTTTTGATATATTCAGGTTTAATGTGTGGATTAGAATTTATGTGGATACACAATCTTTCTATGACGGGAGCTCTATGTATTGGCAACTTCTTGTTGATAAAATCCACAATTCCAGGCCTTGAGTCCCACGGAGAAACGAACTCGAGATTAGGCAACCACATCCATAGAAACTCCCATCGTTTAGACAAAACGCAAGTGGATACAGCAACATATGTTGGGACAAACGATAGTATCTTCACCAGCAAGTCATCAGGCAATCCATTGATGTTGTCCATATCTTACAAATTCAAGTTTCTCTTACTGAATCTTATGGttgctttttctcttttttgttttgtttctcttactgacaaaagaaacaaaacaaaaaaggagaaaaaacaaCCATAAGATTCATAGTAAACGAAGTAGTAATAAAAGGAAACACAGCCACTGACATAGGAACAGAACAAAACtctagaagaaaaacatgtaAAGCCCAATGTAAACTTGATTTCCTTCTCTGCACACACATAAACCCTAATGATCGAAACCTTTAGTGGGCTGGGCTTCATATGGAactcctttttcatttttgttttctaaattgacgttttttattttatttttacatctttttcatttaaattacGTTACACTTTTCTATTGGTCGTTACCTCGTTGGTGTTTAGTAGaagtaaaaattaacaaaagcGAATtacatattgtttttttgtatagcTTTCCATTGATATTTCTCTCAATGCATTGCTCGAGTATCGTCAAGCTTTGCACTATCAGGGACTTCATTGACCAGACAAGCTACGAGAGCCAAGGTAAATGAAAACATCATATGATTCAGTTCAAGTACTCAACAAATACGAGTTGGCATATGACTGAAGTTCGTAGAGAAAGTGCCAACTCCTTGATCATCTGAAGGTTTGGAACATCATGTTCATCTGTATCAGCCAAGATTGTTGCTGTCTTTAAGTGACAAGCGTTTTTCAGGATATAAACCGCAATATCTCTATCTTGTTGTCTCCCAAAGTATCGTGACCACAATAATGTTTGTAGACTCGACAACAAGCATTCAGGAACAAAATTCGGTTGATTCCAGGAAACCATACCATTACGCTCATCTGTTCCATGATCCTataaccaagaagaagaataagattaAAACCATACTTACTTCATCAGACAAACACGAAAGAGTTTATATGGCAGAAACTTACTTTCACAACAGAGATGTCTAATATTCGTAAGTTAGGAGAATCTTTGAGTAA includes:
- a CDS encoding F-box/RNI-like superfamily protein (F-box/RNI-like superfamily protein; CONTAINS InterPro DOMAIN/s: FBD (InterPro:IPR013596), FBD-like (InterPro:IPR006566), F-box domain, Skp2-like (InterPro:IPR022364); BEST Arabidopsis thaliana protein match is: F-box/RNI-like/FBD-like domains-containing protein (TAIR:AT5G38590.2); Has 30201 Blast hits to 17322 proteins in 780 species: Archae - 12; Bacteria - 1396; Metazoa - 17338; Fungi - 3422; Plants - 5037; Viruses - 0; Other Eukaryotes - 2996 (source: NCBI BLink).) gives rise to the protein MDNINGLPDDLLVKILSFVPTYVAVSTCVLSKRWEFLWMWLPNLEFVSPWDSRPGIVDFINKKLPIHRAPVIERLCIHINSNPHIKPEYIKRWIEIAVSHYVRELQIDYHSKTKITLQLEAESYFIDGKYLQQLISGCPVLEDLSLRFCCNDNLREFTVIIPSLQSLSLFLFGNSNLNRYKIDTPSLKYLKLEDWNDPEHYSWTNMPKLREAYVDVESSNHLKTLIGSITSVKHLTICCLEDYLYGDGFIFNHLEHLKLCMCPFDSSNLLGQLLKGSPNLQVLDIFEMKRNDIVCWNQPSSVLECLLSSLKILNWSAYFGRPQDRDIAVYILKNACHLKTATFLTDKRINDVRRLKMIKELRLSPRASSTCQLVFGEDF
- a CDS encoding FBD-like domain family protein (FBD-like domain family protein; CONTAINS InterPro DOMAIN/s: FBD (InterPro:IPR013596), FBD-like (InterPro:IPR006566); BEST Arabidopsis thaliana protein match is: F-box/RNI-like superfamily protein (TAIR:AT5G38570.1); Has 1807 Blast hits to 1807 proteins in 277 species: Archae - 0; Bacteria - 0; Metazoa - 736; Fungi - 347; Plants - 385; Viruses - 0; Other Eukaryotes - 339 (source: NCBI BLink).); translation: MYLMNMPNLREAYVDVVSSDILQYDGFDDGYVFNQLKHLNLCVCKEESSNLLGQLLKDSPNLRILDISVVKDHGTDERNGMVSWNQPNFVPECLLSSLQTLLWSRYFGRQQDRDIAVYILKNACHLKTATILADTDEHDVPNLQMIKELALSLRTSVICQLVFVEYLN